GGTAGGAGGGAGTAGTGGATTTTGGTTGTTGTAAGTGAAGCCAAAATATATAAAATAGATAAAAAGATACAAGGTGTGCCCGGTTTGGTGCGCTATTTGAGAATACAAGCACAGACTAACCAGATGTTTATGAGGCTTTTCTACCAGGGGATTTTTTTTGCACTATTTTTTCCTGCTTTGATTCACGCACAAAGTGTTTCTCAGGTTCGCGCTGAAAGAGTCGGGAGGGATAGTGTGCGTATTTTCTACTCGCTACAGGACCCTGCCGAAGAACGAACTTACCGTATCGATATTTTTGCGATTACAAATACTGATACATTACGACTTACTAAAGTATATGGAGATATCGGTGACAGCATCCGGGTGGGAGACCATTCAGTTGTCTGGAATGCGATTGGTGAATCGGGCCGTTTTCGGGGTCCGGTAATTTTTCGTGTAAGGGCTATCCCCAGCTTTCTTATTAACGATCCCACGGAGGGCCTTACCTTAAAAAGAGGCAATCCATTTACCTTCTCCTGGTATGGCGGTAATAGCTATCTCGACGACCTGAGTCTTGTCCTATATCAGTATGACAATGTCCTTGATACACTGAAGGTCGTTACAGAGACCGATAAATTTACCTGGCAGGTACCTGCGGATATCGCGCCGGGAAAAGGCTATCGCGTACGCATCGTCGGTACCGATAAAACCGGGATTAATGCCTTTACCAATGAATTTATAATTGCGAGGAAAATCCCACTCTATTATATCATTGCTCCTGCTGCTGCCCTTGTGGGGGGAACAGCGGCATTTTTGATTCTTCGAAGAAAAGAGCTTCCCCCCCCGATTGATCCTGACAAATAAATTTCCTTCGATTGTTTCCTTAACCCCGATTTACGAACTACCATTAGCATTCATATGCACAACACCTACAGAATTTTATCCAGCAGTTTTGCCTCTTCTTCCCGGGTGCTTCCTTTCGAAAGCCATACCGGGAAAATGCTGATTTGTGTATTGCTCATATTGTCGGTATCTCCCGCCGTTTTTTCCCAAAACTATACGGATTTTACTTCTGTCATGGGCACTCCTTCAGGTCTGGCCAACAGTCGGGTAATCTGGGCGGATGTGGACAACGACAATGATCTTGATATTCTTGTCACGGGTGAAGCTTCTATCAATGATTACCGTACTACCATATACCGCAATAACAGCGGCAACTTTGCCGTGATTGCCAGTTCGAGTACCCTCGATCAGGTCCGCAATGCCGGGGTTGATTTTGGCGATTATAACAACGACGGTTTTATCGATCTGGTCCTTTGCGGACTGGATGACAGTGGCAACCGGCAGGCAAAACTATATAAAGGCAACGGTACGGGTGCTTTTACCAATGATCCCACGGCTACGCCCGCGCTCACACCTGTCAGTGATGGCGCGGCAGCTTTTGGCGACTATGACAATGATGGCGACCTGGATCTCGTCATCTCTGGCAATACTGGTTCCGGATCTCTCACCCGATTGTACCGCAACGACGGCAATAGCCAGTTTTTTGAAGATGTTACGGCTTCTGCCACGCTTACAGATGTCGAAAAAGGCAGCCTCGCCTGGGGCGATTACGACAACGATGGCGATCTCGATCTTCTTATCAGCGGCACGGGAGCCGGACCATTGGCTCCCGCAACTACCCGTGTATTTGAAAATAAAGGGAACAGTATTTTCGGCAATAGTGTGCCTTCGATTACTAATATTAAGGAAGGGAGTGTGGCATGGGGAGACTATGATCTCGATGGCGATCTTGATATTTTGCTCGCCGGTAATACCGGAACCAGTCTGGTTACGGAAGTATGGCGAAACGACGGATCGAACGTGTTTATCAATATCGCAGCCGGACTTACCGGTGTCAAAAACGGCCAGGCAATATGGGGCGACAATGACCATGATGGCGATCTCGATATTGTAGTGGTAGGGCAAAATGGCAATACAACCTCCGATCGAACGGGCCTCTTTTACAGAAACAACAGCGGCGTCTTTACACAAGATGTCGCCGTTTCAACCGCAATTACCGATGTGAATAATGGCGCTTCCGTAGCTTTTGGCGACTACAATAATGATAAGGCGCCTGACCTCTTGCTTGCGGGAACGACCAGTGGTACGACCTCACATACCCTGAAACTTTTTCAGAATACAGGTGCCGCAGGAGGCTCAAATGTGGTGCCTCCGACGCCACTCAACCTTTCTGCTGTTCAGGTGGGAAGCTCTGTCGTTTTTACCTGGAACCTCACAGGCTCTGCTTATCCCAATGCTTTGCAGCCTGGTCTTACTTATAATATATATGTCGGAACTGTAGCGGGAGACGATGATATTGTACCTGCTATGGCAAACCTGGGTACAGGTAAGCGCCGGTTGTATGCAGAAGCCTCTGTCAAAGGACAATCCTGGATATTAGAAGGCCTTTCTGCCGGTAATTATTACTGGGGTGTGCAGTCTGTCGACAATGATTTTGAAGGCTCTGCATTCGCTACTGCCGGCCCTTTTAGCTTTACGCCGATTACTTCCACTACTTCCGTCTTCAGTGATAATACCGCAGCCGCTTTTAGTCCTAATCCAATCCCTGCCGGTCTTATGAATGCCGCAATGGACTGGGGAGACTACAATAATGACGGTTTTCTGGACTTTGTCGTCTCCGGTGCGACCTCCTTTTCTCCTCTGACCATTGATGCCTCGGTATATAAAAATGATGGTGATGGTACATTTACCAAAGACAATACAGCCAGTGGACAATTACCCGATGTTTACAATGCAGACGTAGCATGGGGAGATTATGACAATGATGGTGACCTTGACGTGGCTATTTGCGGAGAACTGGCGACCAGCGGAATAAAAAAACTGGAAATTTATAAAAACAACGGACTGGGAAGTTTCTCTTTCGGAAGTCAGGCGTCTTCTGTACTAACGCCTGTAACGCGGGGAAGCCTTGATTGGGGCGATTATGACAATGACGGAGATCTTGACCTTCTGGTTACCGGCCTTTCAGATGCGGGCCTGTCAACGGTTCTTTACCGCAACAGAAAAATCCCTCAGAATATTGATGGATTTGAGGTAGATAATGCTGCCGGACTTGTTTTGGAGAAAGTAGAGTTTGGTGATGCAAAATTTGGCGATTACAACAACGATGGGTGGCTTGATATCGCCCTCGCAGGTGCTGCCAACAGCCCCGGCAACAACGGGCCGTTTACCGAGGTCTATCGCAATCAGGGCAATGGTACGTTTGTCCCGATTAATACGACGATCCCCGGCGTACGTCTTGCCAAACTTGCCTGGGGCGACGCCAACAACGATGGATTTCTTGATTTGCTGGTTTCGGGAAGTATTTCCAATTCAGGCGCTATTCAGGCAATCACCAATGTCTATAAATATGTGGAGTTCCCTCCCTTCTTTTTTGGTTTTATCAATATTACCAATACAAGTACAACGGCGATTCAGCCTGTGGCAAACGGAAGTGTTGCCTGGGGAGATTATGACGATGATGGATTTCTGGACATTCTCCTGACCGGAGAATGGGACAGCCTTGGCACAGCCAAACGGGTATCCAAAATATATCAAAACAATGGAAGCACCGCCAGCACCAAATTTACAGAGGATGTCGCGGCTTCTAATTTGCTGGCTAATGTTGACCTGGGAAGCCGCGCTGCCTGGGGCGATTATACCAATGACAAAAAACTGGATATTATTCTTACCGGAAGGGTTACCGCCTCTAATAATGCCATTTTCAAAGCCTATAGAAATATAGACCTCAGTCCCAATATAACCCCCGGTGCCCCGACGAATCTTCAGGCGCAGCTCGATGGCTTCGATGTGATTCTTTCCTGGGACCCGCCAGCCTCGACTCCTGCCAATCAGGTCAATGGCCTGACTTACGCTGTATATGTCGATAAACCTGGTGGCAGCAGCTCTGTGGAAATTCGTTCTCCCATGTCCAATTTGGCAAATGGTTTCCGGCGGATTGTTCACCCGGGTGAAGTGTACCATTCCACCGAAATCACACTGAGAGGACTTCAGCCCGGGCCATACCTGTGGAGTGTCCAGGCCATTGACCAGGATTTTGAAGGCTCTGCTTTTGCCGGGCAACAGCTTTTCAATTATGCAGACCCCACTTTTATTGATACTACAGCCGTAACTTTTCCATTTACCGCCCCCAAAGCAGTCTGGCAGGCTTCCGTCGCATTGGGTGATTATAAGAAAAATGACGGTTTTCTGGATATCGCACTTACTGGGCGTACTTCGAGTTCCGCATATTCGACCAGTGTGTATGAATATGATGCCCTGACGCATGTGTATGTGATCGACCAAAACTCCTCCAATCAACTGGCGCAGGTAAATTCTGGCAGCGTCGATTGGGGAGATTTCGACAACGATGGCGATCCCGATTTGCTGGTAACCGGCCAATCTGCTTCCGGCCCGGTAAGCCGTCTGTATGAAAACCTTTCCGGCGCTTTCAGTAGTGCCCTTTATTACCAGCTGGATGGAGTAAGAGATGGTATCGGGAAATTTGCGGATTACGACAATGATGGGTGGGTGGATATATTGATTTCTGGTCATAATGGCACAACCCCGATCACTAAACTGTACCGCAATATTTTTCCAACCAACCCGGTCAACCCATTTTCTGATAGCGGGGTTGCTTTTGACAACCTGACAAACAGCGATGCAGACTGGGCGGATTTTAACAATGACGGCTATCCGGATCTCGCCCTTACCGGCACTCAGGCGATTGGTACAAACCCTGTTTCTAAAGTTTATAGAAATACCCAAAACGGCGGTTTTGCCAACTTCCCTATTGCTGGTTTTCCTGCGCTGGATTCCAGTAGCGTAGCCTGGGGTGATTTTAATGCCGATGGCTTTGTCGATCTCGCGATTACCGGAAAAAATAGTTCCGGAAACCTGGTCGCCAAGATATATAAAAATAATAACGGAACCAGTTTTACGGATATCGCTGCTCCTATTACCCCTGTCAAAGATGGCAGCCTGGATTGGGGCGACTATAACAACGACGGCTATAAAGATTTGCTGCTGACCGGACAGTTTGGCCCTGTCAGCACAGATCGTAAGGCGACACTCTATCGCTATAGCACCGTAACCAGTAATTTTGAAGAAGAACCACTCGCTGCGGCTCCTTTTCCTCAGGTAAATGGAGGAAGTGATGCCGCATGGGGGGATTATGATCACGATGGAAAACTGGATCTGATCATCGTCGGGAAAGTATCTGATTCTCCTGCAACGGGTGCCTTCTCCTTACTGAGAAATATTGACCCCGCTTCGCCCACATCTCCGGCAACACCAACCGGACTCAGCTATAGCATAGAAGGCAATGAATTGGTATTTCACTGGAATGCGCCAGTCAATAAAGGATATTCACACAATGTGTATGTCGGCTCTTCTGCCGGTGGAATAGACTATCGCTCACCTCTGGCAAGTCTGACTGATGGTGTTAGAAAAATCGTTCGTTCCGGACCGGTGAATGACACGACTTCCTTTAGGATCAAAAATCTCCCGGGTGGCAATTATTTCTGGGGTGTACAGGCCATTGACGCAGACTTTGAGGGTTCTGCTTTTGCCAGTGGGCAGATGGTTCAATACGAATTGCCTACGTTTACCGATGTGTCTGATGAGTTTCCTGTAGCTACTCCCGGGCTGACCCATTCCCATGTTGTCTGGGGTGACTATGACAATGATGGAGATATGGATATGATCGCTACAGGCCTTGATGGTACGGTTGCCGCAACACGATTATACCGAAATGATGGCTTCAGTGGCTTTAATTATATTTCGGGTTCCGGTCTCTTAAATTTTGGGCCGGCAGATCTTGCTTTCGGAGATTATGACAATGACAATGATCTCGATCTGGTAATTGCTGGTGCCAACAGCAGCGGTAATCCGGAGGCAAGGGTTTACCGGAATAATGGCACCAATTTCACCTTTGTAAAAGCTCTTACCGGAGTAACCGGGGCAAGTGTCGCCTGGGGCGATTATGACAATGACGGCGATCCTGACATTCTGCTCACTGGTAATGCCACCTCAGGCAGGGTGACCGAAATTTACGAAAATACCGGCGGTGGAAATTTTGCGAATATATCCCCCGGAATCACTGCCGTGAAGGATGGGAAATCTGTATGGATCGATTTCAACCGCGATGGGTTTCTCGATGTACTGATCTCTGGCAATAAAGCAGGTGGCGCAACCGGCACACCTGTGATGGACATTTACCGCAACAATGGCGGGCAAAGTTTCACCTTTGTCACAAGCCTTGCCGGAGTGGATTCATCGAGTGTGGATATCGGCGACTACAACAATGACGGGTATGCCGATATTTTGGTAACTGGCAAACTTGCCAATGGCGCCAAAATCAGCCGGGTATATCAAAATGCCGGAGGAACCGGAACCTTCACCACGGAAGCTACATTTACAGCCACGGGCGTTTCCGGCGGGGATGCCCGTTGGGGAGATTACAACAATGACGGCTGGCTGGATGTGGTAGTTGTGGGTAAATCTTCCACGGCAAATATTGTTGAAGTATTTCGCAATGACGGTACTGGTGATTTTGTTAAAAAAACTATTGCCGCCCTCCCACTTGCCGCTGCAGGAAGGGGCGCTTCCCTTGCCTGGGGCGATTACAACAATGACAAAAAAACAGATCTGGTAATTTCAGGATTTACCAATACAGATGTGTTCAGATTGTATCAGAATGTGGATACAACCGATAATATCACGCCGGGTGTACCCGGTGGATTAACCTCTACCGTTTCAGGTGATACTGTTCTATTGTCCTGGACCGTTCCCTCCGGCACCAATCCTGCGATTATCAATGGCTTGTCTTACAATCTGTATGTCGGTACGACCTCCGGTACTACCAATGTGGTTTCTCCCTCCGCTAAAATTATAAGCCCGCCTTACCGGCGAATTCCCACCTGGGGGAATGCCGGCTATAAACTTACATGGAAACTCCGCCACCTTCCGGCAGGGACTTATTTCTGGAGTGTCCAGACCATTGATCAGGATGCTGAACCCTCTGCATTTGCTGCTGAAAAAACATTTACCTATACCCCGCCTGTACTTGTAAATGTTTCTCCTCTACAGATTCCGACCCTTCCGTTTGAAGGACTGAGTAAAGGGAAAATCGCGTGGGGTGACTATGATAATGACGGGGACCTTGACCTCCTGGTTACCGGGGAAACCGGCACCGGAACAGGTACAACCGCTATCCTGAAAAATACCAACGGAACCCTTGCTGTCGATAATGCAGCATCTGGTGATTTGGCGAATCTGATCTACAGCTTTGTGACCTGGGCCGATTATGATGCCGATGGGGATCTCGACATCCTGCTGTTTGGAGAAATACCGCACACAGGTGCAGCAGGTAGTGGCACCCGCCAGACTATTTTGTATAAAAATAATGGTGCCGGCAGGTTTAATGCAGATGCTGCCGGTGATGTTTTCCCCGAGCTATCACAGGCATGGGCAGACTGGGGAGATTATGACAATGATGGCGACCTGGATCTTGTCATGACCGGTGGATCATCTTCCGGCTCTTTTAGTGCCGTGTACCAAAATGCATCGGGTACATTTGTCAAAGAAGACCTGATTGAAATACAGAAGGTCGTGTCTGGAAGTGTCGCGTGGGGCGATTATGATGCCGACGGCGATCTTGATATCGTGCTTACCGGTGCCGATGGCACCAACCTGTATAGCAAAGTATATCAGAATAGTGGTTCCCGGGGTGGTTTTGAAGAATTGTCATTCGGAAAAGCGCCTTTACTTCCTTTAAAAGAAAGTTCAGCTGCCTGGGGAGATTACGACAATGACGGCGATCTCGATATTCTGCTTACCGGTGATTCCACAGCCACCCTGGTTGGCCCCCGGACAAAAATCTACCGGTATAACCAGTCGCTGGTAAAATTTGAACTTGCTGCTACCTTGCAGGGTGTCAAGCAGGGGCAGGGTATTTGGGGTGATATCAATGACGATGGATACCCTGACATTGCCATTTCAGGTAAGTCGGGCCCCAATCTGGCAGACCGGACAACCCGGATCTATATCAACAACCAGTCGGGAGGGTTTACGGCAGACAATGCTACTTCTGCGCATATTAAAGGGGTGGATGAAGGCGCTGGAATTGCCTTTGGCGATTATGACCAGGATGGCAAACTCGATATTGCCCTGATTGGACGGGCACGCGATGCTGCTCCCAGACGTACGCTTTCCCTGTACCGCAATATTGATGCGAATGCCAACCTCACTCCGGCAGTACCTGCAAACCTGACGACAACCGTAAGTGCAGACTCGATCATTTTTTCATGGAATGCGCCGGGTGGCGGGGTAAATTATACCTACAACCTTTACGTAGGGACGGCTGCTGGCAGCGAAAATACCATGCCGGCCATGGCCCAGAAAGTTGCACCATCGGAAGGATTTCGCCGGGTGGTGCACAATGGAAATACCGGCCATCGTACTTCCTGGAGCCTTCGGGGATTATCTGCCGGCACCTATTTCTGGAGTGTACAGGCGATTGATCCCGATTTTGAAGGCTCTGCTTTTGCGGCAGAAAAATCCGTGATCTTTACTCCGCCCCAATATGTCGATGTTACCAGTATTCTCTTTCAAAATGTACCGGAAGGAATCATTACAGGATCTGCCGTATGGGGGGACTATGACAATGATAATGATCTCGATTTTGCTGTGGCAGGGGAAGATGCTTCGGGAGATATAGTCACTCGCTTGTACAAAAATATCGATAACCGGGGCTTCGAATTTGATGCTTTTGCATCTTTGGGTATTCAGGGGGTGAAAAATGGCGATCTCGCCTGGGGAGATTTTGACAATAATGGGCGTCTTGATCTGGCGGTTTCCGGAGAATCTGCATCGGGACCATTTACCCGGATTTACCGAAACAATACCTCCTCTTTCCAACCCGTGAATGTTTTCGAACAAGTGCGAAACAGTAGTGTTTCGTTTGCGGATTATGATGATGATGGCGATCAGGACTTTTTCCTCATGGGACAAAAAGCAGACAATTCTGCGATTGCCATCCTCTATGAAAATAAAGGAACCGCAGGATGGGGCACAGGGGCTTCTTTCCCCGGGCTACATTCCGGGGATGTTGCCTGGACAGATGTTAACCATGACGGATTTGCCGATTTTGCGGTTATCGGGTTAAACGGACCGGCTCCTTTCTTTGGGGTATATAAAAATAATGGCGATAAAACCTTTACCAATATCTCCTCCAGTTTTGCAGGTGCTGTCGCTGTTTCACGTGGCGGACTGGATTGGGCTGACTATAACAATGATGGCAATCCAGACTTATTGGTTACGGGTACCAATAGCTCCAATGTTCCGCAAACGCAATTATTCCGAAACAAAGGAGATGGAACGTTTGAACTGGTTTCTGCCGGGCTTAAGAATATTGAAAACGGAGATGCCAGTTGGGGTGATTATGACAATGATGGCTGGTACGATATTCTTATAACCGGTAAAGAAAATACAGGCAACAGCCGGACTACTGAAATTTACAAAAATGATCAGGCCGGTGGTTTCAGTATAGCCCCGCTGGCATCAGATCCGCTGGCGGGTGCCGATAATAGTAGTCGTGCGGTTTTTGGCGACTACAACGGTGACCAGAAGCTGGATATTCTCCTTGTGGGAGATATCGGTTCGGGAAATGATGCGCTGCATATTTACCGCAATGATGAACTCACGGCCAATACAACGCCCGAACCACCCATAAATCTTGCCCAGGAGATTGTCGGTTCGAAACTCCGTCTCAGCTGGAACCCGCCTGCGGGTCATTCCGCGAATCTGGTCAACGGCCTTTCCTACAACATCACGATGGGACTTGCCAAAGACCAGCAGGAGATCATCTCTCCCCTTTCAAGTCTGGACTCACTGACATCAGGATACCGTAAAGTGGTGGTAACCGGGAATGTCTCTCAGGTCGTAGAATGGGATATCAGTAACTTGCTTGAAGGGAAAACCTACTTCTGGAGTGTGCAGGCTGTTGACCAGGATTTTGAAGGCTCACGTTTTGCTACCTTCAGTGCCCTTGAATTTAATCCACCCGCATTTGAAGACCAGACCCCGACCCTTTTCCCCGGCAATCCACCGGCTGCGGTTTCGGAGAGTTCTATTTCCCTCGGTGATTACGACAATGATGGGGACCTCGACATACTTGCCGCAGGTGATCTGGGAGGCGGATTGACCTCTACCTCCATTTATACCAATAATGGCGGCAATACTTTTGTCAAGGACGCCGATGCATCTTCTGACCTTGCACAAGTGCGACTGGCCGGCCTTGCATGGGGTGACTATGACAATGATGGAGACCTCGATATAGTGGTCACCGGACAGCAAGCCAATAATAATCTGGTTGCTACTATTTATGAAAATCAGGGGGGCCGTTTCCTGGCAGATCTTGCTGCATCCGACTCATTGACGGATGTATATAAATCATCAGTAAAATGGGGCGACTATGACAATGATGGCGACCTGGATCTGGTGCTTGCAGGAACCAGTGGTACCGGGCAGCCGGTGCTGATTCTTTACACTAATTTGGGAGACCATGTATTCTCCCCCAAAAAGAATGCATTTAATGGCGCTTCCGGCATATCTTCCGGAAGCCTTGACTGGGCCGATTACAACCGCGACGGATTT
The Bacteroidia bacterium DNA segment above includes these coding regions:
- a CDS encoding GPI anchored serine-threonine rich family protein, whose protein sequence is MRLFYQGIFFALFFPALIHAQSVSQVRAERVGRDSVRIFYSLQDPAEERTYRIDIFAITNTDTLRLTKVYGDIGDSIRVGDHSVVWNAIGESGRFRGPVIFRVRAIPSFLINDPTEGLTLKRGNPFTFSWYGGNSYLDDLSLVLYQYDNVLDTLKVVTETDKFTWQVPADIAPGKGYRVRIVGTDKTGINAFTNEFIIARKIPLYYIIAPAAALVGGTAAFLILRRKELPPPIDPDK
- a CDS encoding FG-GAP-like repeat-containing protein produces the protein MHNTYRILSSSFASSSRVLPFESHTGKMLICVLLILSVSPAVFSQNYTDFTSVMGTPSGLANSRVIWADVDNDNDLDILVTGEASINDYRTTIYRNNSGNFAVIASSSTLDQVRNAGVDFGDYNNDGFIDLVLCGLDDSGNRQAKLYKGNGTGAFTNDPTATPALTPVSDGAAAFGDYDNDGDLDLVISGNTGSGSLTRLYRNDGNSQFFEDVTASATLTDVEKGSLAWGDYDNDGDLDLLISGTGAGPLAPATTRVFENKGNSIFGNSVPSITNIKEGSVAWGDYDLDGDLDILLAGNTGTSLVTEVWRNDGSNVFINIAAGLTGVKNGQAIWGDNDHDGDLDIVVVGQNGNTTSDRTGLFYRNNSGVFTQDVAVSTAITDVNNGASVAFGDYNNDKAPDLLLAGTTSGTTSHTLKLFQNTGAAGGSNVVPPTPLNLSAVQVGSSVVFTWNLTGSAYPNALQPGLTYNIYVGTVAGDDDIVPAMANLGTGKRRLYAEASVKGQSWILEGLSAGNYYWGVQSVDNDFEGSAFATAGPFSFTPITSTTSVFSDNTAAAFSPNPIPAGLMNAAMDWGDYNNDGFLDFVVSGATSFSPLTIDASVYKNDGDGTFTKDNTASGQLPDVYNADVAWGDYDNDGDLDVAICGELATSGIKKLEIYKNNGLGSFSFGSQASSVLTPVTRGSLDWGDYDNDGDLDLLVTGLSDAGLSTVLYRNRKIPQNIDGFEVDNAAGLVLEKVEFGDAKFGDYNNDGWLDIALAGAANSPGNNGPFTEVYRNQGNGTFVPINTTIPGVRLAKLAWGDANNDGFLDLLVSGSISNSGAIQAITNVYKYVEFPPFFFGFINITNTSTTAIQPVANGSVAWGDYDDDGFLDILLTGEWDSLGTAKRVSKIYQNNGSTASTKFTEDVAASNLLANVDLGSRAAWGDYTNDKKLDIILTGRVTASNNAIFKAYRNIDLSPNITPGAPTNLQAQLDGFDVILSWDPPASTPANQVNGLTYAVYVDKPGGSSSVEIRSPMSNLANGFRRIVHPGEVYHSTEITLRGLQPGPYLWSVQAIDQDFEGSAFAGQQLFNYADPTFIDTTAVTFPFTAPKAVWQASVALGDYKKNDGFLDIALTGRTSSSAYSTSVYEYDALTHVYVIDQNSSNQLAQVNSGSVDWGDFDNDGDPDLLVTGQSASGPVSRLYENLSGAFSSALYYQLDGVRDGIGKFADYDNDGWVDILISGHNGTTPITKLYRNIFPTNPVNPFSDSGVAFDNLTNSDADWADFNNDGYPDLALTGTQAIGTNPVSKVYRNTQNGGFANFPIAGFPALDSSSVAWGDFNADGFVDLAITGKNSSGNLVAKIYKNNNGTSFTDIAAPITPVKDGSLDWGDYNNDGYKDLLLTGQFGPVSTDRKATLYRYSTVTSNFEEEPLAAAPFPQVNGGSDAAWGDYDHDGKLDLIIVGKVSDSPATGAFSLLRNIDPASPTSPATPTGLSYSIEGNELVFHWNAPVNKGYSHNVYVGSSAGGIDYRSPLASLTDGVRKIVRSGPVNDTTSFRIKNLPGGNYFWGVQAIDADFEGSAFASGQMVQYELPTFTDVSDEFPVATPGLTHSHVVWGDYDNDGDMDMIATGLDGTVAATRLYRNDGFSGFNYISGSGLLNFGPADLAFGDYDNDNDLDLVIAGANSSGNPEARVYRNNGTNFTFVKALTGVTGASVAWGDYDNDGDPDILLTGNATSGRVTEIYENTGGGNFANISPGITAVKDGKSVWIDFNRDGFLDVLISGNKAGGATGTPVMDIYRNNGGQSFTFVTSLAGVDSSSVDIGDYNNDGYADILVTGKLANGAKISRVYQNAGGTGTFTTEATFTATGVSGGDARWGDYNNDGWLDVVVVGKSSTANIVEVFRNDGTGDFVKKTIAALPLAAAGRGASLAWGDYNNDKKTDLVISGFTNTDVFRLYQNVDTTDNITPGVPGGLTSTVSGDTVLLSWTVPSGTNPAIINGLSYNLYVGTTSGTTNVVSPSAKIISPPYRRIPTWGNAGYKLTWKLRHLPAGTYFWSVQTIDQDAEPSAFAAEKTFTYTPPVLVNVSPLQIPTLPFEGLSKGKIAWGDYDNDGDLDLLVTGETGTGTGTTAILKNTNGTLAVDNAASGDLANLIYSFVTWADYDADGDLDILLFGEIPHTGAAGSGTRQTILYKNNGAGRFNADAAGDVFPELSQAWADWGDYDNDGDLDLVMTGGSSSGSFSAVYQNASGTFVKEDLIEIQKVVSGSVAWGDYDADGDLDIVLTGADGTNLYSKVYQNSGSRGGFEELSFGKAPLLPLKESSAAWGDYDNDGDLDILLTGDSTATLVGPRTKIYRYNQSLVKFELAATLQGVKQGQGIWGDINDDGYPDIAISGKSGPNLADRTTRIYINNQSGGFTADNATSAHIKGVDEGAGIAFGDYDQDGKLDIALIGRARDAAPRRTLSLYRNIDANANLTPAVPANLTTTVSADSIIFSWNAPGGGVNYTYNLYVGTAAGSENTMPAMAQKVAPSEGFRRVVHNGNTGHRTSWSLRGLSAGTYFWSVQAIDPDFEGSAFAAEKSVIFTPPQYVDVTSILFQNVPEGIITGSAVWGDYDNDNDLDFAVAGEDASGDIVTRLYKNIDNRGFEFDAFASLGIQGVKNGDLAWGDFDNNGRLDLAVSGESASGPFTRIYRNNTSSFQPVNVFEQVRNSSVSFADYDDDGDQDFFLMGQKADNSAIAILYENKGTAGWGTGASFPGLHSGDVAWTDVNHDGFADFAVIGLNGPAPFFGVYKNNGDKTFTNISSSFAGAVAVSRGGLDWADYNNDGNPDLLVTGTNSSNVPQTQLFRNKGDGTFELVSAGLKNIENGDASWGDYDNDGWYDILITGKENTGNSRTTEIYKNDQAGGFSIAPLASDPLAGADNSSRAVFGDYNGDQKLDILLVGDIGSGNDALHIYRNDELTANTTPEPPINLAQEIVGSKLRLSWNPPAGHSANLVNGLSYNITMGLAKDQQEIISPLSSLDSLTSGYRKVVVTGNVSQVVEWDISNLLEGKTYFWSVQAVDQDFEGSRFATFSALEFNPPAFEDQTPTLFPGNPPAAVSESSISLGDYDNDGDLDILAAGDLGGGLTSTSIYTNNGGNTFVKDADASSDLAQVRLAGLAWGDYDNDGDLDIVVTGQQANNNLVATIYENQGGRFLADLAASDSLTDVYKSSVKWGDYDNDGDLDLVLAGTSGTGQPVLILYTNLGDHVFSPKKNAFNGASGISSGSLDWADYNRDGFVDLLVSGETATGALTRVYNNNGDGTFTDAGFTDLVSVKNSSASWGDFDNDGYADILLAGESTSGAFEAFSRVYRYSPADSKFENIGAPLANISRGSAIWGDYDDDGWMDILISGKDGAGAEDRTTRLYRNDRAGNFKEDVLSSADLEDVDLGAAVFGDYDGDKKLDIILSGRTSSSPVERAFAVFQNIDTAANKVPGPPVSPSHTITGPEITLTWSPPSGHSAATRQGLTYNVYIGTASNKAAITSPMSITDGASAGFFQVVRRGNVGQKNSWTFTGIPDGSYIWGVQTIDQDFEGSVFIAGGSFEFTNPVPDIIAFSFADIYTTGKDTSSYIQVLTDTIVDKVVVHYKGIAAENWTTENISSAGGKYNFPITASKVDEMGLEYYFEVKGTFGFDISTDTVYTYRRYPDGFTLTGLDFGKEETDYNFVSIPLVLDNSQIKQVLEDDLGEYNTYLWRFWHYRNGTFSEYTQGLNTIEPGRGYSLITKESKQISTGAGNVVEANDSQPFVLQLQQGHNEIGNPYPYNLAWNDILAAMATASDKLGELRIKGPVGYQNGSVIDKFSGGFVFADEAVSLIIPVRKNPAVQRFAKPVSLVESEAFVNTGGWGINFTLRSGKLEYPLGGIGMHPEAQESKDKFDAIPPPRMPSYLDMNFSHPEHFAGKFTRDIVPAAKSHVWEFTVESNIESRAIELNWDNSLLNFAGQKLILFDVEHQRPVDMTENTSYLSLSDGKTRRFRVYFGSENFVVEQLRPDFIYLGDAFPNPASASDRVTIPFTLPATQDMYGVKLLIYNSFGQEINRIDAGNLREGFHELNWDGRAGSGSKVANGIYIYHLLVEENGNTRQFTGRLMIK